From one Eriocheir sinensis breed Jianghai 21 chromosome 60, ASM2467909v1, whole genome shotgun sequence genomic stretch:
- the LOC126985922 gene encoding uncharacterized protein LOC126985922 has protein sequence MIFRLLVVTVVVLAVVEGRYAPTRDHNTDWKSLISGKQQFKDARILYSLLNNDPELTSLEKREMVGFDSSERVFEGFQHPFYYHQRQQQAPARDPVLFSRLSALTGDVPLSRSALTDFSLNSYHQQAPQAPQAPSHPMKNVV, from the exons ATGATATTCAGGCttctggtggtgacggtggtggtgttggcggtggtggaagGTCGCTACGCCCCCACCAGAGACCACAATACCGACTGGAAGTCTCTTATATCAGGGAAGCAGCAGTTCAAGGACGCTAGGATTCTGTACTCCCTGTTAAACAATGACCCTGAATTGACGTCGCTGGAgaagagag AGATGGTTGGGTTCGACAGCAGCGAGAGGGTGTTTGAGGGATTCCAACACCCTTTCTACTACCACCAGCGTCAGCAACAGGCTCCGGCAAGGGATCCAGTACTCTTTAGCCGTCTCAGCGCCCTTACCGGTGATGTTCCTCTGTCTCGAAGCGCCCTCACTGATTTCTCACTCAACTCCTACCACCAGCAAGCCCCCCAAGCCCCTCAAGCCCCGTCACACCCAATGAAGAATGTTGTTTAA
- the LOC126985919 gene encoding aquaporin-1-like — protein MSTLNTALEEEEEEEAEDNRSTHAVHLPPCTSTPPTPTTTALPDPLTLAVPTSSADAPVTALRRYLDSMPQHPSPRKEVSSGAVWVAVRAEVIATFLMTITTSCVALPPPRPPLMAPCAQPVGGQGEGGLESGWAWAVAHGLVMGGLSWAVRAAHLSPPTTIALLVTRKVSVVRAVLHLIGQVCGCLLAAPVLLGLFPRLPRPPQLAPHITPAQGWGAEFLSTVLVTLVSLSAYQSHPAASKNTPLFEPSAALPITTAHIVAALFCADYTGVGLNPARSLTLAAVTGSWKSHWVYWVGPTLGGVLAAFTHEYTSAKVPLGGPGADHDPRLPRDASKPSALTSSLASPC, from the exons ATGTCAACTCTGAATACGGcgctagaggaagaggaggaggaggaggcggaggacaacaGGTCGACCCATGCTGTCCACCTCCCGCCCTGCACCTCCACGccccccacgcccaccaccaccgccctcccTGATCCTTTGACCCTCGCCGTGCCCACCTCGTCTGCTGATGCCCCCGTCACCGCCCTGAGGAGGTACCTGGACAGCATGCCTCAACACCCATCGCCCAGGAAGgag GTGTCCAGCGGCGCCGTGTGGGTCGCTGTGAGGGCAGAGGTCATCGCTACCTTCCTAATGACCATCACAACCTCCTGCGTGGCTCTCCCCCCCCCGCGGCCCCCCCTCATGGCCCCCTGCGCCCagccag TGGGCGGCCAGGGCGAGGGTGGGTTGGAGAGTGGGTGGGCGTGGGCGGTGGCTCATGGGCTTGTGATGGGCGGCCTAAGCTGGGCGGTGCGGGCGGCCCACCTCTCCCCGCCCACAACGATTGCTCTGTTGGTgacgaggaag GTGTCAGTGGTACGCGCCGTGTTGCACCTCATcggacaggtgtgtgggtgccTACTGGCCGCCCCTGTGCTCCTAGGCCTATTCCCCCGCCTCCCACGGCCCCCCCAGCTGGCACCCCATATCACCCCGGCACAG GGTTGGGGCGCTGAGTTCTTGTCCACGGTTCTCGTCACCTTGGTCTCCCTGTCCGCCTACCAAAGCCATCCCGCCGCCAGCAAGAACACGCCCCTCTTCGAGCCATCCGCCGCCCTGCCCATCACCACGGCCCATATCGTCGCCGCCCTCTTCTGC GCTGACTATACGGGCGTGGGCCTCAACCCTGCCCGCTCCCTCACCCTGGCAGCGGTCACGGGCTCCTGGAAAAGTCACTGG GTGTACTGGGTTGGGCCTACCCTGGGGGGCGTGCTGGCAGCCTTCACCCACGAGTACACGTCTGCCAAGGTGCCACTGGGGGGACCGGGGGCAGACCACGACCCACGTCTACCCCGGGATGCCTCCAAGCCCTCGGCCCTTACATCCTCCTTGGCTTCCCCGTGTTGA
- the LOC126985920 gene encoding 60S ribosomal protein L18-like, whose product MSTGPTSLFVSLSAAAAMGKDISHKHDRKVVRREPKSQDVYLRLLVKLYRFLARRTYSRFNQVILKRLFMSRIHRPPISLSGLVRLASKPGRQGRIICVVGTVTDDLRIYDIPKLTVCALRVTSRARARIEKAGGEIITFDVLARRAPTGKNTLLIQGRRKAREACKRFGPAPGLPHSHTKPLVRSKGRKFERARGRRSSCGYKK is encoded by the exons ATGTCAACAGGACCCACAAgcctcttcgtctccctctccgCCGCGGCCGCCATG GGGAAGGACATTTCTCACAAACACGACCGGAAGGTGGTGCGGCGGGAACCCAAGTCGCAGGATGTTTACCTTCGCCTGCTGGTCAAG ctGTACAGGTTCCTGGCGCGCCGTACATACTCTCGCTTCAACCAGGTTATCTTGAAGAGGCTGTTTATGTCCCGCATCCACCGGCCACCCATCTCACTCTCTGGGCTGGTGCGCCTGGCCAGCAAGCCCGGCCGCCAGGGACGCATCATCTGTGTGGTGGGCACCGTCACCGATGACCTGCGCATCTACGACATCCCCAAGCTGACG GTGTGTGCCCTGCGCGTGACCTCCCGTGCCCGCGCTCGCATTGAGAAGGCCGGCGGCGAGATCATCACCTTCGACGTGCTTGCCCGCCGCGCCCCCACTGGCAAGAACACACTGCTTATCCagg GCCGCAGGAAGGCTCGTGAGGCCTGCAAGAGGTTCGGCCCCGCCCCCGGCCTGCCCCACAGCCACACTAAGCCCCTCGTCAGGTCTAAGGGACGCAAGTTTGAGAGGGCTCGCGGCAGGAGGTCCAGCTGTGGTTATAAGAAGTAG